The genomic DNA ACGAAACAAAATCTTAGATCTATAAGCATGCAACTAGCTCATTTTCTTTGCTTAAAAAGATAGCATGCGACTagctcatttttttttgcttcaaagGTTAAGCATGGGCAATTAATAATCACGCGGTAATACTAATTGCAGGCAATGGTAAGATTCAAATTCCAGACAAGGTCTCCGGCGAACTTACTCGTGTGGGAATTTGACGTCGTGGAGACTCTCTGACCGGAGCGACCACGCGAGCGCCGCCTGGGCGCAGCCGGCGAGCGGCTCGACGCGGCCGGCGTCGGTGACGAGCGCGAGCGGGCTGGCGGCGcgcgcgtcggcgtcgtcgaTGGCGGCGAGATCGCGCACCCACTGGGGCCGCTCCTTGGCGTCCTCCCACAGCACGCGCGCGCTCACCACGAAGCCGGTCCACTCCAGCCTGCTGGACAGCAGCATGTCGCTCCGGTTCACCGGCAGCACGGTCTCCTCCGACACGTGGTAGCCCACCAGCTTCCCCGCGGCGTCGCACGACGGCGCCTGGAGGAACGACTCGCTggcgccgtcgtcctcgcccaGTATGCCGACGGGCACGGCGCCCATGGTGCTCACCTTCTGCCCCTCGTCGAACAGCTCCGTCCGCAGGATGCTGTTCTCGTCGGCGAACACCACGATGCCGTCCATTCGCTTCGCCCGAATCTCCCTGTGCATTATTGATCAGCGATTCAGCGGTCAGGGAGATCTAAATTATGAGCAGGAGCTGTGCGAATGAATCAGCGAGAGGTGAGATCCCATCTCGTGGTTCGATCGAGGATGCGTACCTGAGGGCGTGCATTCGGAGGGACGCGGTGGAGTCGCCGGGGCCGGTGATGTGGAGGAAGTCGAGGTTGGAGCGGGagagcacggcggcgacggcgtcggtgCGGTGTCCCGGCTCGACGACGATCCACATGAGCTGGGcgtcgacgaggcggagcgtgtGCGCCAAAGACGTCAGGGACGGCACCTGGAGCGCGGAGGTGGTGGTTGGGGTGACGGCAATGACGGGTCTCGGcggcccggcgccgcggcgcttGCTGCTGCGCTGCGCGTtctggacggcggcgaggatgcgGTGGGCCTTGAGCAGCTCGTTGGGGTCCGGGTGCGGCCAGGAGCGGACGCGGATCGGGTGGCGCCCCACGAAGACGGGGCCGTGGTGGTGATGCGGGTGGGCGGCTCCGATCTCGGCGGccaccgtggtggtggtggtgacggtGGTCGTGGTCGTGGTCGTGGTGGTGATCGTGGCCGTCGTCGcgttgccggcgccggcgagcatgACGGGCGGGGACACGAGCGAGACGAGGTGCGCGGCGGGGTTGATGGGCGGCGTCGGCAGGAAGAGGAGGTACACGATGAGGCGCGAGAAGCGGAAGCCCACGGCCATGGAGGTGGCGCAGAAGAGCGcgtgcagcagcagccacgccgccggcagcgacggcttcgccggctccggcgccgcgtcGGGCGAACCCGCCGCGGGCGCCAGCCCCGGCCACAGCGGCCGCAGCAGCGGGAGCTTCATGCTGCCGCCGTCAAACGCGCGCACCAAGATCCCCCGCGCCCCCTGTCTCTCAGGCGCCGCGGCGAGCGCCTGCGTTCACCCCCGGCGATCTCGCAGCGTACGTGCTATGGCAGCGGGCGGTGGCAGTAGTCGGCGGAGGTGGTGTCGGGGGAGGCCCGGCTGGTGATATAGCGTGGCCCTGTTCACTCGTCGCGaacgctgccgctgctgctggaggGCTAGGCGCTAAGCAGGGGGCAATTATTAG from Setaria italica strain Yugu1 chromosome VII, Setaria_italica_v2.0, whole genome shotgun sequence includes the following:
- the LOC101777107 gene encoding probable glucuronosyltransferase Os04g0650300, with the translated sequence MKLPLLRPLWPGLAPAAGSPDAAPEPAKPSLPAAWLLLHALFCATSMAVGFRFSRLIVYLLFLPTPPINPAAHLVSLVSPPVMLAGAGNATTATITTTTTTTTTVTTTTTVAAEIGAAHPHHHHGPVFVGRHPIRVRSWPHPDPNELLKAHRILAAVQNAQRSSKRRGAGPPRPVIAVTPTTTSALQVPSLTSLAHTLRLVDAQLMWIVVEPGHRTDAVAAVLSRSNLDFLHITGPGDSTASLRMHALREIRAKRMDGIVVFADENSILRTELFDEGQKVSTMGAVPVGILGEDDGASESFLQAPSCDAAGKLVGYHVSEETVLPVNRSDMLLSSRLEWTGFVVSARVLWEDAKERPQWVRDLAAIDDADARAASPLALVTDAGRVEPLAGCAQAALAWSLRSESLHDVKFPHEWKIDPPLLNTGSHQENAKPETPLKQTNLASTEDQH